The following coding sequences lie in one Streptomyces xiamenensis genomic window:
- the pyrF gene encoding orotidine-5'-phosphate decarboxylase produces MSAPEPFGARLRRAMDERGPLCVGIDPHAQLLADWGLGDDIAGLERFTRTVVEALADRVAVLKPQSAFFERFGSRGVAVLERAIADSRDAGALVLTDVKRGDIGSTMAAYASAYLEPGAPLFSDAITVSPYLGFESLRPALDLARANGGGIFVLGLTSNPEGAQVQRATAADGRPLAQLMLDAIARENAGADPLGSVGAVIGATLGTAGVDLAVNGPLLAPGIGAQGATAADLPRLFGAQSGHVVPSVSRSVLRRGPSVEGLRTAAEEEVRALSAVVPDHR; encoded by the coding sequence GCCGGGCCATGGACGAGCGCGGGCCGTTGTGCGTGGGGATCGACCCGCACGCACAACTGCTCGCCGACTGGGGGCTCGGCGACGACATCGCGGGCCTCGAACGCTTCACCCGCACCGTGGTGGAGGCACTCGCCGACCGCGTCGCCGTCCTCAAGCCGCAGTCCGCGTTCTTCGAGCGCTTCGGCTCGCGGGGCGTGGCCGTCCTGGAACGGGCCATCGCCGACAGCCGTGACGCCGGGGCGCTGGTGCTCACCGACGTCAAGCGCGGGGACATCGGCTCCACCATGGCCGCCTACGCCTCCGCCTATCTGGAGCCCGGTGCCCCGCTGTTCTCGGACGCGATCACCGTCTCCCCCTACCTCGGCTTCGAGTCGCTGCGGCCCGCGCTGGACCTGGCGCGGGCCAACGGGGGCGGGATCTTCGTCCTGGGCCTCACCTCCAACCCGGAGGGCGCCCAGGTGCAGCGGGCCACCGCCGCCGACGGCCGTCCGCTGGCCCAACTGATGCTGGACGCCATCGCGCGGGAGAACGCGGGCGCCGACCCGCTGGGCTCGGTCGGCGCGGTGATCGGTGCCACCCTGGGCACGGCGGGGGTGGACCTGGCGGTCAACGGCCCGCTGCTGGCTCCCGGAATCGGCGCGCAGGGCGCCACCGCAGCCGATCTGCCCAGGCTGTTCGGGGCCCAGAGTGGTCATGTGGTGCCCAGTGTCAGCCGGTCCGTGCTGCGTCGCGGGCCCTCGGTCGAAGGGCTGCGCACGGCCGCGGAGGAGGAGGTCCGGGCGCTGTCCGCAGTGGTCCCTGACCACCGTTGA